A single genomic interval of halophilic archaeon DL31 harbors:
- a CDS encoding Carboxylate-amine ligase ybdK (TIGRFAM: Carboxylate-amine ligase, predicted~HAMAP: Carboxylate-amine ligase ybdK~KEGG: hbo:Hbor_15450 hypothetical protein~PFAM: Glutamate--cysteine ligase, GCS2) translates to MEELGSRDAFDQMGTLGVEEEFYIVNERGRPTAGVQDLVYGDDEPKPPFSRKLDHELFQFTIETQTPLIEEPGEAEDSLLAARKALVEYAERHGYKIAAAGLHPAAKWRELDHAQKPRYRSQLDRIQYPQHRNTTAGLHVHVGVDDADKAVWIANQLRWEMPPLLALSANSPFWNGFDTGLSSARAKIFENLPNTGMPTAFEDFEAFQRYERRMVELGSIEDRGELWFDVRPHSGHGTVEVRAPDGQVDPSFVHAFVEHVHALVVDLAERYEDGEREGPGNTDAPRSGDAIRRELLDENKWRAIRHGHEASFIDRDAESNITLAETVERTADRIGEDALLDLLDQESGAARQRRIHEENGMDTLCQSLLL, encoded by the coding sequence ATGGAGGAGCTGGGTTCCCGGGACGCCTTCGACCAGATGGGCACCCTCGGGGTCGAGGAGGAGTTCTACATCGTCAACGAACGGGGGCGGCCTACCGCCGGTGTTCAGGACCTCGTCTATGGCGACGACGAACCGAAACCGCCATTTTCGAGGAAACTGGACCACGAACTGTTCCAGTTCACTATCGAGACCCAGACGCCCCTCATCGAGGAGCCTGGGGAGGCTGAGGATTCGCTGCTCGCGGCCCGGAAGGCGCTGGTGGAGTACGCTGAGCGCCACGGCTACAAGATCGCCGCGGCAGGACTTCACCCCGCTGCAAAGTGGCGAGAGCTGGACCACGCTCAGAAGCCGCGCTATCGTTCACAACTCGACCGAATTCAGTACCCACAGCACCGCAACACCACCGCGGGGCTCCACGTGCACGTCGGGGTCGACGATGCGGACAAGGCCGTTTGGATCGCCAACCAACTCCGGTGGGAGATGCCGCCGTTGCTCGCGCTCTCTGCCAACTCACCGTTCTGGAACGGGTTCGACACGGGGCTTTCCTCCGCGCGCGCGAAGATATTTGAGAACCTTCCAAACACGGGGATGCCCACCGCCTTCGAGGATTTCGAGGCGTTCCAGCGCTACGAGCGGCGGATGGTCGAACTCGGATCCATCGAGGACCGCGGCGAACTCTGGTTCGACGTGCGCCCCCACAGCGGCCACGGGACCGTCGAGGTTCGAGCGCCTGACGGACAGGTCGACCCCTCCTTTGTGCACGCGTTCGTCGAGCACGTCCACGCGCTCGTCGTCGACCTCGCGGAGCGCTACGAGGACGGCGAACGCGAAGGACCGGGCAACACCGACGCGCCGCGCAGCGGCGACGCCATCCGCCGCGAACTCTTAGACGAGAACAAGTGGCGCGCCATCCGCCACGGCCACGAAGCCTCCTTCATTGACCGGGACGCCGAGTCAAACATCACGCTGGCTGAAACTGTTGAGCGAACTGCCGACCGTATCGGCGAGGACGCGCTCCTCGACCTGCTTGACCAAGAGAGCGGGGCCGCCAGACAGCGCCGTATCCACGAGGAAAACGGGATGGATACGTTGTGTCAGTCGTTGCTCCTGTAG
- a CDS encoding ABC-type transporter, integral membrane subunit (PFAM: Bacterial inner-membrane translocator~KEGG: hwa:HQ3301A ABC-type branched-chain amino acid transport system, permease protein I) codes for MGLVQNLIFGLVTGSYIAIAAIGFTLIYGIVDMINFAYGEYITVGSFIGLLSASALPLPLPIAVLVAMAGGGIASLLLAKLFFTPINHTGPIPMLLTSIGLGLVLRNAIRLVAGRNARYYDTETTTWQFQNVPDLSVGSVDLLGGFFVTSQQLVVVGCALSVFLVLHAVLTRTDVGIAMRAMSDDEALARVRGIDTQFIRNSVWVLAGMLAGLTGVLLGMQTNVSVTTGFSQILQILSAAILGGAGSPYGAIAGAYVIGVVLALSTAFLPTGMTGISSAIAFVILIAVLLVKPSGIAGQEVRKA; via the coding sequence ATGGGACTCGTTCAGAATCTCATCTTCGGGCTCGTTACGGGCTCGTACATCGCTATCGCCGCCATCGGGTTCACGCTTATCTACGGCATCGTAGACATGATCAACTTCGCCTACGGCGAGTACATCACCGTCGGGTCGTTCATCGGCCTACTCTCGGCGAGTGCGTTGCCGCTGCCGTTGCCGATAGCGGTGCTCGTGGCGATGGCGGGCGGGGGTATCGCGAGCCTCCTGCTCGCGAAACTGTTCTTCACACCCATCAACCACACTGGTCCCATCCCGATGCTGCTCACGTCTATTGGGCTCGGCCTCGTGCTTCGCAACGCCATCCGGCTCGTCGCGGGCCGCAACGCCCGGTACTACGACACCGAAACGACGACGTGGCAGTTCCAGAACGTGCCTGACCTGTCGGTCGGGTCTGTGGATTTGCTCGGCGGCTTCTTCGTCACCTCCCAGCAGCTTGTCGTCGTTGGCTGTGCGCTCAGCGTGTTCCTCGTCCTGCATGCCGTGTTGACCCGTACCGATGTGGGCATTGCGATGCGTGCGATGAGCGACGATGAGGCGCTCGCCCGCGTCCGCGGCATCGACACCCAGTTCATCCGTAACAGCGTCTGGGTACTTGCTGGGATGCTGGCCGGCCTGACGGGGGTGCTGCTGGGTATGCAGACGAACGTCAGCGTCACGACGGGGTTCAGTCAGATATTGCAGATACTGTCGGCCGCCATCCTCGGCGGCGCGGGGAGTCCGTACGGTGCCATCGCCGGCGCGTACGTCATTGGTGTCGTGCTCGCGCTCTCGACGGCATTCCTCCCCACTGGAATGACGGGCATCTCTTCGGCCATCGCCTTCGTCATCCTCATCGCCGTCCTGCTCGTCAAGCCGAGCGGTATCGCCGGCCAGGAGGTGCGTAAAGCGTGA
- a CDS encoding ABC transporter related protein (KEGG: hbo:Hbor_12710 ABC branched-chain amino acid transporter, ATPase component~PFAM: ABC transporter-like~SMART: ATPase, AAA+ type, core) has product MEDTTTLDDDAPDDTRSARGDHLLDVAALDAGYGDLQVLTGVDMHVDDGEYVAIVGPNGAGKSTLMKSVFGLAEHMGGSITFDGAGITDLPPEEVITVGMNYVPQTENVFPSLTVEENLRIGAYILDDVPEERKQAMFDRFPILEERIDQNAGTLSGGQQQMLAMGCALMLDPDLLLLDEPSAGLAPDLVEVMFDRIDEVNAAGTSVLMVEQNAKEALRRCDRGYVLAQGENRYEGPGNELLDDDEVRRQFLGG; this is encoded by the coding sequence ATGGAGGACACAACGACACTCGACGACGACGCGCCGGACGACACCCGCAGCGCGCGGGGCGACCATCTGCTCGACGTTGCCGCCCTCGACGCGGGCTACGGCGACCTTCAGGTGCTCACTGGCGTGGATATGCACGTCGACGATGGCGAATACGTCGCCATCGTCGGCCCGAACGGAGCCGGGAAATCGACCTTGATGAAGTCGGTGTTCGGCCTCGCCGAGCACATGGGCGGGTCCATCACGTTCGACGGCGCCGGCATCACCGACTTGCCGCCGGAGGAAGTCATCACGGTCGGGATGAACTACGTCCCACAGACCGAGAACGTGTTCCCGTCGCTCACTGTGGAGGAGAATCTCCGCATCGGCGCGTACATCCTCGACGACGTGCCCGAGGAGCGCAAACAGGCGATGTTCGACCGCTTCCCGATCCTTGAGGAGCGTATCGACCAGAACGCCGGCACGCTCTCGGGCGGCCAGCAGCAGATGCTCGCGATGGGTTGTGCGCTCATGCTCGACCCCGACCTGCTCCTGCTTGACGAACCATCCGCGGGCCTCGCACCCGACCTCGTCGAGGTGATGTTCGACCGCATCGACGAGGTGAACGCCGCCGGAACCTCGGTCCTGATGGTCGAGCAGAACGCGAAGGAGGCGCTCCGGCGCTGCGACCGCGGCTACGTGCTCGCACAGGGTGAGAACCGGTACGAGGGTCCCGGCAACGAACTCCTGGACGACGACGAGGTGCGCCGGCAGTTCCTCGGTGGGTGA
- a CDS encoding ornithine cyclodeaminase/mu-crystallin (PFAM: Ornithine cyclodeaminase/mu-crystallin~KEGG: hvo:HVO_2950 ornithine cyclodeaminase) produces the protein MQELEPVEFDRTARVFADVAEEVAEVGDLLATALTAEDLIPLSAVFEGDAGRESEEEIIVVESVRTDVLDVAAATEVYKSATEEGVWTEQSF, from the coding sequence ATGCAGGAGCTGGAACCAGTGGAGTTCGACCGAACCGCCCGCGTCTTTGCGGACGTGGCCGAGGAGGTCGCGGAGGTCGGTGATCTGCTGGCGACGGCGCTGACTGCCGAGGACCTAATTCCACTGTCAGCGGTGTTCGAGGGCGATGCTGGACGGGAGTCAGAAGAGGAAATAATCGTGGTCGAGAGTGTCAGAACGGACGTCCTCGACGTGGCTGCGGCCACCGAGGTGTACAAGTCGGCGACGGAGGAAGGGGTTTGGACCGAGCAGTCATTTTAG
- a CDS encoding ABC-type transporter, integral membrane subunit (PFAM: Bacterial inner-membrane translocator~KEGG: hwa:HQ3302A ABC-type branched-chain amino acid transport system, permease protein II) — MSLSDSLPEYDSDRALVFGTVAILLGLAIAVTPVTVTIPGDLYVFFEVGILFVVYGILVLGLDLQYGHTGLVNFGHVVFFAAGAYTMAMLSAVDSFEGIALGYPWPVGLVAAVVVAGLLGALVGATSLRLRGDFLAIATLATAEIFHTLFINFTDIFGGSTGIFGVPTPLGDLAGTRDATLVTTLLVLGGLTALTFAVVARLTEAPYGRVLRAIRADELVTRSVGKSTFRYKMQAFVYGAALAGLAGAIFAMYQGAISPDFFELQVTVTIWIGMLLGGASNHRAVLGGLGIIMGLRLFSRFVQGSAPVTTGEFASIRLILVGLVLILVIRYRPAGIWGDDRELEVDS; from the coding sequence GTGAGCCTCAGCGATTCGCTCCCAGAATACGATTCCGACCGCGCGCTGGTGTTTGGCACCGTCGCCATCCTGCTCGGGCTCGCCATCGCGGTCACACCCGTCACGGTGACGATTCCGGGCGACCTCTACGTGTTCTTCGAGGTGGGTATCCTGTTCGTGGTCTACGGCATCCTCGTGCTGGGGCTCGACCTCCAGTACGGCCACACCGGCCTCGTGAATTTCGGCCACGTCGTGTTCTTCGCGGCCGGCGCGTACACGATGGCGATGCTCTCTGCGGTGGACTCCTTCGAGGGTATCGCGCTCGGCTACCCGTGGCCAGTCGGGCTCGTCGCCGCGGTCGTCGTGGCCGGGCTTCTCGGCGCGCTCGTCGGGGCGACGTCACTGCGCCTTCGCGGGGACTTCCTCGCCATCGCGACACTCGCCACCGCCGAAATCTTCCACACGCTGTTCATCAACTTCACCGACATCTTCGGCGGCTCGACCGGTATTTTCGGCGTGCCGACGCCGCTGGGGGACCTCGCAGGCACCCGCGACGCGACGCTGGTCACGACGTTGCTCGTGCTCGGCGGCCTCACCGCGCTGACGTTCGCGGTCGTCGCCCGCCTCACGGAGGCTCCCTACGGCCGGGTGTTGCGCGCCATCCGCGCCGACGAACTGGTGACGCGGTCGGTCGGCAAGTCCACGTTCCGCTACAAGATGCAGGCATTCGTCTACGGGGCCGCACTCGCCGGCCTCGCAGGCGCCATCTTCGCGATGTACCAGGGAGCCATCTCACCGGATTTCTTCGAGCTGCAGGTGACCGTGACAATCTGGATCGGGATGCTGCTCGGCGGCGCATCGAACCACCGCGCGGTGCTCGGCGGGCTCGGCATCATCATGGGGCTGCGGCTGTTCTCGCGGTTCGTACAGGGCTCCGCTCCCGTGACCACCGGTGAGTTCGCCTCGATTCGGCTCATCCTCGTTGGGCTCGTCCTCATCCTCGTCATCAGGTACCGCCCGGCAGGCATCTGGGGCGACGACCGCGAGCTGGAGGTGGACTCATGA
- a CDS encoding Pre-mRNA processing ribonucleoprotein, binding domain protein (PFAM: Pre-mRNA processing ribonucleoprotein, binding region~KEGG: hvo:HVO_1670 nucleolar protein-like protein), with protein MTDAGTDSGWFESVPPDDLEAARKAIENGSGESPKDWPTRAVEAGFAEDKEEYYDRLHEATIYAAREAAREAERADDKQLVHALRAMDDTERTANELSERLEEWAGALLDIEIDATGLDFAAVVADEDPENATEERAVSLAQRVVDLRAERDDLRTFIERRAPEVAPNLAEMAGPVLAARLISLAGGLEPLAKKPSGTVQVLGAEDALFAHLRGHAPSPKHGVIFTHEFVRGTRLEDRGSASRALAGKLSIAARIDHYSGDMRPDLHEELRDRMDTIRARANEADEAEVIDE; from the coding sequence ATGACAGACGCCGGTACCGACTCAGGCTGGTTTGAATCGGTCCCACCTGACGATCTTGAAGCCGCTCGAAAAGCCATCGAAAACGGAAGTGGAGAATCGCCAAAGGATTGGCCCACAAGGGCCGTTGAGGCTGGCTTTGCGGAGGACAAAGAGGAGTACTACGATCGGCTCCACGAAGCAACCATTTACGCCGCCCGCGAAGCTGCTCGCGAAGCCGAGCGCGCGGACGATAAGCAACTGGTCCATGCGCTCCGCGCGATGGACGACACGGAACGCACTGCCAACGAACTTTCCGAACGACTCGAAGAGTGGGCCGGCGCCCTGCTCGATATCGAGATCGACGCGACGGGACTCGACTTCGCCGCCGTCGTGGCCGACGAGGATCCAGAGAATGCGACAGAGGAACGTGCAGTGTCGCTGGCCCAGCGAGTGGTCGATCTGCGCGCCGAGCGCGATGACCTCAGGACGTTCATCGAGCGGCGGGCGCCGGAGGTTGCGCCCAATCTCGCCGAGATGGCGGGGCCTGTTCTGGCAGCGCGGCTGATCTCACTGGCTGGCGGCCTCGAACCGCTCGCGAAGAAACCCTCCGGAACCGTGCAGGTGCTCGGTGCGGAGGACGCGCTGTTCGCGCACCTCCGCGGCCACGCCCCCTCGCCGAAACATGGCGTCATCTTCACCCACGAGTTCGTGCGCGGGACGCGTCTCGAGGACCGTGGCTCCGCGTCGCGCGCGCTGGCTGGGAAGCTCTCTATCGCCGCCCGCATCGACCACTATTCGGGCGACATGCGACCCGACCTCCACGAGGAGCTTCGTGACCGGATGGACACCATCAGAGCCCGCGCTAACGAGGCCGACGAGGCGGAGGTGATCGATGAGTGA
- a CDS encoding Extracellular ligand-binding receptor (PFAM: Extracellular ligand-binding receptor; Twin-arginine translocation pathway, signal sequence, subgroup~KEGG: hwa:HQ3303A ABC-type branched-chain amino acid transport systems, substrate-binding protein), with product MVRNSGGAVNRRTFLKISGAGSIAATAGCLGLGGGGGGGAVTFGQPAAQTGQWDFLQPGVSKATDVAVQGINDAGGLLGRELVLERSDTAVNPQQARTVVTQLTENEDAIALLGLFSSELEPLYDFLQEQQAPVITPWPGSNFLDTRGGDHGTPDDLSDDEWIWRTVISDTVHTAGAALRALDQGHDTIGIINGTTSGARSWANGFMSAYEGNGGTVAAQVEVAQGESNYQAALDRLFGNDFSAFAVSLPLEDAITLLSDWSDGGYGRQPILSDPLAQNDLADQVGSDLNGAWAASPGESGPSYSTFESAYQSGEGDAEINAWTPPAWDATQVTALAVERAGEATAEAIEQNLGPVSRGPGTEVANFAEGKKALDNGEEIKYMGAATPVTFTQFGNVVGSVVINEIQNGQFSQVETIPAEDLREFVPEGEY from the coding sequence ATGGTTCGAAACAGCGGGGGAGCAGTCAACCGAAGAACGTTCCTGAAAATCAGCGGCGCTGGCAGCATCGCAGCGACGGCCGGGTGTCTCGGCCTCGGCGGCGGGGGTGGAGGTGGTGCCGTCACCTTCGGACAGCCAGCGGCCCAGACTGGACAGTGGGACTTCCTCCAGCCGGGCGTTTCGAAGGCGACCGACGTCGCGGTACAGGGTATCAACGACGCCGGTGGGCTGCTCGGCCGCGAGCTCGTCCTCGAGCGCTCGGACACGGCGGTGAACCCACAGCAGGCACGCACCGTCGTCACGCAGCTCACGGAAAACGAGGACGCTATCGCGCTCCTCGGGCTGTTCTCCAGCGAGCTGGAACCGCTGTACGACTTCCTGCAGGAGCAACAGGCGCCAGTGATCACGCCGTGGCCGGGCTCGAACTTCCTCGACACCCGTGGCGGCGACCACGGCACGCCGGACGACCTGAGCGACGACGAGTGGATCTGGCGGACCGTCATCAGTGACACCGTCCACACCGCCGGTGCGGCGCTGCGCGCGCTCGACCAGGGTCACGACACCATCGGTATCATCAACGGCACCACATCCGGCGCGCGGAGCTGGGCAAACGGGTTCATGAGCGCCTACGAGGGTAACGGCGGGACCGTCGCGGCGCAGGTAGAGGTGGCCCAAGGTGAGTCGAACTACCAGGCCGCGCTTGACCGGCTGTTCGGGAATGACTTCAGTGCGTTCGCGGTGAGTCTCCCGCTGGAGGACGCAATCACGCTCCTGAGCGACTGGTCCGACGGCGGCTACGGCCGCCAGCCGATCCTCTCGGACCCGCTGGCCCAGAACGACCTCGCGGACCAGGTCGGAAGCGACTTGAACGGCGCGTGGGCGGCCAGCCCCGGCGAATCCGGGCCGAGCTACAGCACCTTCGAGAGCGCCTACCAGAGCGGCGAGGGCGACGCCGAAATCAACGCCTGGACGCCACCAGCGTGGGACGCAACCCAGGTCACCGCACTGGCCGTCGAGCGCGCCGGCGAGGCAACCGCCGAGGCCATCGAACAGAACCTCGGCCCGGTGTCGCGCGGCCCCGGAACCGAGGTCGCGAACTTCGCCGAGGGGAAGAAAGCGCTCGACAATGGCGAGGAGATCAAGTACATGGGTGCCGCAACGCCCGTCACGTTCACACAGTTCGGCAACGTCGTCGGCTCGGTCGTCATCAACGAGATCCAGAACGGGCAGTTCAGCCAGGTCGAGACCATCCCGGCAGAGGACCTCCGTGAGTTCGTGCCGGAGGGCGAGTACTAA
- a CDS encoding Fibrillarin-like rRNA/tRNA 2'-O-methyltransferase (KEGG: hbo:Hbor_15440 rRNA 2'-O-methyltransferase fibrillarin~HAMAP: Fibrillarin~PFAM: Fibrillarin), with amino-acid sequence MSELPAGVERRTVAGEERLTTEGEPVYGEPTVDGRRVWDAGRSKLGAMLELEMDTRLEGGESVLYLGAASGTTVSHVADFSGPTYAVEFAPRPVRQLVEVAAGRPRLFPLLADARKPKEYAGVVEADLDCIVQDVATRGQADVANRNAQFLTEGGLLLAAVKARSEDVVAEPDEVFEEVTTTLEQEYDVLETVRLDPYHEDHLGVVARRR; translated from the coding sequence ATGAGTGAGCTTCCTGCGGGGGTCGAGCGCCGAACCGTCGCCGGCGAGGAGCGCCTGACCACCGAGGGCGAGCCGGTGTACGGCGAACCCACCGTCGACGGCCGGCGGGTCTGGGACGCCGGCCGCTCGAAGCTCGGCGCGATGCTCGAACTCGAGATGGATACCCGGCTCGAGGGTGGTGAATCCGTCCTCTATCTCGGCGCCGCCTCGGGCACGACGGTCAGTCACGTCGCGGACTTCTCCGGACCGACCTACGCGGTGGAGTTCGCCCCGCGGCCGGTCAGGCAGTTGGTCGAGGTCGCGGCGGGCCGCCCCCGGCTGTTCCCGCTGCTGGCAGACGCCCGCAAACCGAAGGAGTACGCGGGTGTCGTCGAGGCGGACCTCGACTGCATCGTGCAGGACGTTGCGACCCGGGGACAGGCCGACGTCGCGAACCGTAACGCGCAGTTCCTCACAGAGGGCGGCCTGTTGCTCGCAGCGGTGAAGGCCCGGAGCGAGGACGTCGTCGCGGAGCCGGACGAGGTGTTCGAGGAGGTGACTACCACGCTGGAACAGGAGTACGACGTGCTGGAAACGGTGCGACTCGACCCCTACCACGAAGACCACCTCGGGGTCGTCGCACGGCGGCGTTGA
- a CDS encoding Methionine adenosyltransferase (KEGG: hmu:Hmuk_2306 methionine adenosyltransferase~PFAM: S-adenosylmethionine synthetase (MAT), archaea), with protein MRRGKRLRSFPTKSLSVRHQPVPVDDLATEATHSYLIETVPELDSGDLLVETRIGRTSGDLAPLFARGETPLANDTSFGVGHAPCSLTERFVRTLEPRLHGEFEALARSHAASMKLPVDVRVNAADDYDACSVYLTTTGLSAEAGDDGAIGRGNRANGLITPRRPMSLEATAGKNPVTHVGKLYNLIALRIARTLTDELGVGYSDIQLVSRIGSPVSEPLAVEVTTTATDAVAVEQVVDEQLAAVGELTDALVASTVDVF; from the coding sequence TTGAGGCGGGGAAAACGGTTACGCTCGTTTCCCACCAAGTCGTTGTCTGTCCGCCATCAGCCGGTCCCTGTTGATGACCTCGCGACCGAAGCCACTCACTCATACCTCATCGAGACGGTCCCGGAACTCGATTCGGGAGACCTGCTCGTCGAGACCCGCATCGGTCGGACCTCGGGCGACCTCGCGCCCCTGTTCGCTCGCGGCGAAACACCGCTGGCCAACGACACCAGCTTCGGCGTCGGTCACGCCCCCTGCTCGCTGACCGAGCGGTTCGTCCGGACGCTCGAACCGCGACTCCACGGCGAATTCGAGGCGCTCGCGCGCTCCCACGCGGCGTCGATGAAGTTGCCCGTCGACGTGCGGGTCAACGCTGCCGACGATTACGACGCCTGCTCGGTCTACCTGACGACGACAGGGCTCTCTGCGGAGGCCGGGGATGATGGCGCCATTGGCCGCGGAAACCGGGCGAACGGCCTTATCACGCCCCGCCGACCCATGAGTCTGGAGGCAACAGCGGGCAAGAATCCGGTCACCCACGTCGGGAAGCTCTACAACCTCATCGCGCTCCGCATCGCCCGCACACTTACGGACGAACTAGGGGTGGGCTACAGCGATATCCAGCTGGTCTCCAGAATCGGGAGTCCGGTCTCGGAACCGCTGGCCGTGGAGGTGACGACGACTGCGACGGATGCCGTTGCGGTTGAGCAGGTGGTCGACGAACAGCTCGCTGCAGTCGGGGAGCTCACCGATGCGTTGGTCGCGAGCACGGTGGATGTGTTCTGA
- a CDS encoding Sulfate-transporting ATPase (PFAM: ABC transporter-like~KEGG: htu:Htur_1738 ABC transporter related protein~SMART: ATPase, AAA+ type, core), translated as MTLLDVDGLVKRFGGLLAIDDLSLSVDDGELVGVMGPNGAGKSTFFNCVSGVIHPDGGTVRFAGDNVTGVDTATLARDGLVRTFQHTRQLDTMTVRENVRLAAAKQPGERTVSALLRTDKMQKTEDEVTQRADELIEMFELTRLADEYASSLSGGQRKLLELARVLMLDPDLLLLDEPFAGVNPTLTNEIAAHIRDLNDDGMTVVVIEHELETLTELVDRLVVLQQGSLLVEGDPETVLNDERVIDAYLGS; from the coding sequence ATGACGCTGCTTGATGTCGACGGCCTCGTCAAGCGGTTCGGGGGCCTCCTCGCCATCGACGACCTCTCGCTCTCCGTCGACGACGGCGAACTGGTCGGCGTGATGGGCCCGAACGGGGCCGGCAAGTCGACATTCTTCAACTGCGTGAGTGGCGTCATCCACCCCGACGGCGGGACCGTCCGCTTCGCCGGCGACAACGTCACCGGCGTGGACACCGCGACGCTCGCACGCGACGGACTGGTCCGGACGTTCCAACACACACGCCAGCTCGACACGATGACGGTCCGGGAGAACGTCAGGCTCGCCGCGGCCAAACAGCCCGGCGAACGGACGGTTTCGGCGTTGCTGCGCACCGACAAGATGCAGAAGACGGAGGACGAAGTGACTCAACGGGCCGACGAACTGATCGAGATGTTCGAGCTAACCCGCCTCGCCGACGAGTACGCGAGCAGCCTCTCAGGCGGCCAGCGGAAGCTGCTCGAACTCGCCCGCGTGCTGATGCTCGACCCCGACCTGCTCCTGCTCGACGAGCCGTTCGCCGGCGTGAACCCCACGCTCACGAACGAGATAGCGGCCCACATCCGCGACCTGAACGACGACGGCATGACGGTCGTGGTCATCGAACACGAGCTCGAGACACTCACCGAACTCGTCGACCGGTTGGTCGTGCTCCAGCAGGGCAGCCTGCTGGTCGAGGGTGACCCCGAAACCGTACTGAACGACGAGCGCGTCATCGACGCCTATCTTGGAAGCTGA
- a CDS encoding uncharacterized peroxidase-related enzyme (KEGG: hbo:Hbor_20090 alkylhydroperoxidase AhpD family core domain~TIGRFAM: Uncharacterised peroxidase-related; Alkylhydroperoxidase AhpD core~PFAM: Carboxymuconolactone decarboxylase) translates to MTDPTLNDDAMTRFQVPEFEELPADLQDRITQETEDAGFTPNVFSAFGYKPSHFRAFFDYHDALVDDTTLDREEVEMLVVAVSGRNHCYYCNVAHGALLRIYSGNPELGDQLVANYRQADISEKRMAMLDVAVKLTEAPDEVTEADLERLAEVGYSPEAMWDIAAVTAFFNLSNRMAMFADMRPNEEFHTMGR, encoded by the coding sequence ATGACCGACCCGACTCTCAACGACGACGCGATGACTCGCTTTCAGGTGCCAGAATTCGAGGAGCTTCCGGCAGACCTCCAAGACCGCATCACCCAGGAAACCGAGGATGCTGGCTTTACGCCCAACGTCTTCTCCGCGTTCGGCTACAAACCCAGCCACTTCCGAGCCTTTTTCGACTATCACGACGCGCTGGTCGACGACACCACGCTGGACCGCGAGGAGGTGGAGATGCTCGTCGTGGCCGTCTCCGGGCGTAACCACTGCTACTACTGCAACGTTGCCCACGGTGCGCTACTGCGAATCTATTCGGGCAACCCCGAGCTCGGGGACCAGTTGGTCGCCAACTACCGGCAGGCGGATATCTCCGAAAAGCGCATGGCGATGCTCGACGTGGCTGTAAAACTCACCGAGGCGCCCGACGAAGTGACCGAAGCCGACCTCGAGCGGTTGGCCGAGGTGGGCTACTCTCCAGAAGCGATGTGGGATATCGCGGCGGTGACCGCCTTCTTCAACCTCAGCAACCGGATGGCGATGTTCGCGGATATGCGTCCGAACGAGGAGTTCCACACGATGGGCCGTTGA